The sequence CCCGGCCGAGGGGCGGCTTGAGCTCGAAGTCGTGTCCGGCGACGTGTCGATCATCGAAGTCGGGTCGCGCATCGAGGTGAAGACCGTATCGGGCGACGTGGACATCAGCCAGACCACCGGCGACGCCCAGGTCAGGACCGTTTCCGGCGACGTCAACCTGGATCGAGTCAGCGGGAGCTTTGTGGTCCAGACTCGGGCAGGGGACGTGGACCTGGTCACGTCCGGCCCGGTTTCGGGCAGCGTTTCGACCAAGTCCGGGGACGTAACCGTCGCGCTGGGCAGCGATCCCAACCTGGTGCTCGAGATGGCAATCGAAGAAGACGGCGACATCAGCGTCGAAGAGTCCCTCCCGCACGAAGTGCTGGAAGAGCGTGAGCGCTACATGAAGGTGAAGTTCGGCGCGGGCAGCCGGACGTTGGTTGTGAAGACCTGCGACGGCGACATCGACGTCCGGGAGGCAACGGAGAAGTAGGTCGAGGACAATGCAAGAGTCAGAGTGCAGAGTGCAAAACGCAGAAGTCACAAAGAACGGACACAGGAGGAGAGCGTGATACGGACGATAATCTGGGGACTGGTCATCATCGCCATCGGGACGTGGATATGGCTGGCCAAGCTCGGCATCATCACTTCGGGCATAGTGTTCAGCCG is a genomic window of candidate division WOR-3 bacterium containing:
- a CDS encoding DUF4097 domain-containing protein — translated: MSNERDRILRLLEDGKITADQATRLIEALGSERPETDFCVPPSPPFGPRHFRVRGVGRGLDRIPDVVATAVASAMKNGYEPGEERSTDFPGKRYLLVKSVSGDLEVTRSAEERIGLSYSGGAVKVRSSGDQVVVRTMAGDVSATVPAEGRLELEVVSGDVSIIEVGSRIEVKTVSGDVDISQTTGDAQVRTVSGDVNLDRVSGSFVVQTRAGDVDLVTSGPVSGSVSTKSGDVTVALGSDPNLVLEMAIEEDGDISVEESLPHEVLEERERYMKVKFGAGSRTLVVKTCDGDIDVREATEK